The Nocardioides campestrisoli genome includes a window with the following:
- a CDS encoding glutathionylspermidine synthase family protein: MWRHSIKPRPDWERIVTEQGLVFPVTELPDGTKRPYWNESAWYEVTGDEVDMLEAATEELWAMCVDAAGHMAATMSDQRLGLPPGSLDVVRRSIARQDPSLYSRFDLVYGADGTVKMLEINGDTPTGLVETGVAQWRWLEDRMPELDQWNSVHERLVAGWERLRTSGATDGNELHFFYDLGEGDAYDDGEMEMTAHYLMDTAVQAGFATLAHPMAEVGWNPDAREFRDVNDYRVRNAFKLYAWEQMLAEPFGRHVVEQRETRPVRWFEPAWKALLSTKALLPVLWERNPGHRLLLPAYFDEPGDLVDWVAKPLHGREGENIRIHLDDALEDVVMPGSYGVEGWVYQAYNELPVFDGNHVVIGSWVIDNEAAGMLVRESDGPVTDYFSRVCPHVISDALSPDDAQRQAWLAERVGPDAPRVASGG, translated from the coding sequence ATGTGGCGCCACTCGATCAAGCCGCGTCCTGACTGGGAGCGGATCGTCACCGAGCAGGGGCTTGTCTTCCCGGTCACCGAGCTGCCCGACGGCACCAAGCGGCCGTACTGGAACGAGTCCGCCTGGTACGAGGTGACCGGCGACGAGGTCGACATGCTCGAGGCCGCCACCGAGGAGCTGTGGGCGATGTGCGTCGACGCCGCCGGCCACATGGCCGCGACGATGAGCGACCAGCGCCTCGGCCTGCCGCCGGGCTCGCTCGACGTCGTACGCCGCTCGATCGCCCGCCAGGACCCCTCGCTCTACTCGCGCTTCGACCTCGTCTACGGCGCCGACGGCACCGTGAAGATGCTGGAGATCAACGGCGACACCCCCACCGGCCTGGTGGAGACCGGCGTCGCGCAGTGGCGCTGGCTCGAGGACCGGATGCCCGAGCTCGACCAGTGGAACAGCGTGCACGAGCGGCTCGTCGCCGGGTGGGAGCGGCTGCGCACCTCGGGCGCCACCGACGGCAACGAGCTGCACTTCTTCTACGACCTCGGCGAGGGCGACGCCTACGACGACGGCGAGATGGAGATGACCGCCCACTACCTGATGGACACCGCCGTCCAGGCCGGGTTCGCCACCCTGGCCCACCCGATGGCGGAGGTCGGATGGAATCCCGACGCGCGCGAGTTCCGCGACGTCAACGACTACCGGGTGCGCAACGCGTTCAAGCTCTACGCCTGGGAGCAGATGCTCGCCGAGCCGTTCGGCCGGCACGTCGTCGAGCAGCGGGAGACCCGGCCGGTGCGCTGGTTCGAGCCGGCGTGGAAGGCCCTGCTCTCCACCAAGGCGCTGCTGCCGGTGCTGTGGGAGCGCAACCCCGGCCACCGGCTGCTGCTGCCGGCGTACTTCGACGAGCCCGGCGACCTGGTCGACTGGGTCGCCAAGCCGCTGCACGGCCGCGAGGGGGAGAACATCCGCATCCACCTCGACGACGCCCTGGAGGACGTGGTGATGCCCGGGTCGTACGGCGTCGAGGGGTGGGTCTACCAGGCCTACAACGAGCTGCCGGTCTTCGACGGCAACCACGTGGTGATCGGCTCGTGGGTGATCGACAACGAGGCCGCCGGGATGCTGGTGCGCGAGTCCGACGGCCCGGTCACCGACTACTTCAGCCGGGTCTGCCCGCACGTCATCTCCGACGCCCTGTCCCCCGACGACGCCCAGCGGCAGGCGTGGCTGGCCGAGCGGGTGGGCCCCGACGCCCCCCGCGTCGCGTCGGGTGGTTGA
- a CDS encoding DUF350 domain-containing protein → MTDLLNALFHAVVYAVVSGAILIVAYYVLDRVTPGHLGSHLHGSDEDGKASVHLQSRSAALVASAWMISNALVLFTAIWSNGATSFGWPLVWTVSFGLLGVALNAAMLFAIDAVTPGNLRQIVTEPGPVRPLAYLAGATTLSVAAIVCASIA, encoded by the coding sequence GTGACCGACCTGCTCAACGCCCTCTTCCACGCCGTCGTCTACGCGGTGGTCTCCGGGGCGATCCTGATCGTCGCCTACTACGTGCTCGACCGGGTCACCCCCGGCCACCTGGGCAGCCACCTGCACGGCAGCGACGAGGACGGCAAGGCGTCGGTGCACCTGCAGTCCCGCTCCGCCGCGCTGGTCGCGTCGGCCTGGATGATCTCCAACGCGCTGGTCCTCTTCACCGCGATCTGGAGCAACGGCGCCACCAGCTTCGGCTGGCCGCTGGTGTGGACGGTCTCCTTCGGCCTGCTCGGCGTCGCCCTCAACGCCGCCATGCTCTTCGCGATCGACGCCGTCACCCCGGGCAACCTGCGCCAGATCGTCACCGAGCCCGGCCCGGTCCGCCCGCTGGCCTACCTGGCCGGCGCGACCACCCTGTCCGTGGCCGCCATCGTCTGCGCCAGCATCGCCTGA
- a CDS encoding APC family permease — translation MAAPTLPGLAPRSVSLGVSTVFSLASTAPAYSLAVTVGLLAAMVGDRAPLLLAVSAIPVVLVVLAFGELNAAEPDCGTCYAWTSKPFGRHVGFLAGWVVIAACVLVMANLMQAAAIYAYTVLGLDGLADSRPAQAAAGIAALLLMAALAAKGITLAARTQVVLFTVEALLLVAFAVRAALVEPLPRVVEGAAGGPSLTTEAVVAAFLVAVFLYWGWDSSFAVNEESDDPTGTPVRAALAAMAVLVVLYAGFAWAITSYAGVDRLVAVGEDDVLAVFATSLMGSGGGTVLAGAVLVSALASAQTTILPSARAMFSMARRGDLPAVLARVSATGSPATATWVFTALAAGVYAVLVGTSDAVLADSVAATAVLVSGYYALTCAAVPGYFGRAGIAVRPVRRVVLPVVAAGTFGAALVLSVRDSSATSLAAVAVVLGAGLASLAVVRRTTRATRATRKQDR, via the coding sequence GTGGCCGCACCGACGCTCCCCGGGCTCGCCCCGCGCTCGGTGAGCCTGGGGGTCTCCACCGTCTTCTCGCTCGCCTCCACCGCTCCGGCGTACTCGCTGGCGGTCACGGTCGGCCTGCTCGCCGCGATGGTCGGCGACCGCGCGCCGCTGCTGCTGGCGGTCTCGGCGATCCCGGTGGTGCTGGTCGTCCTCGCCTTCGGCGAGCTCAACGCCGCCGAGCCCGACTGCGGCACCTGCTACGCCTGGACCTCCAAGCCGTTCGGCCGGCACGTCGGCTTCCTCGCCGGGTGGGTGGTGATCGCGGCGTGCGTGCTGGTGATGGCCAACCTGATGCAGGCCGCGGCGATCTACGCCTACACCGTGCTGGGGCTCGACGGCCTGGCCGACTCCCGGCCGGCGCAGGCGGCGGCCGGGATCGCGGCGCTGCTGCTGATGGCCGCGCTCGCCGCCAAGGGCATCACCCTCGCCGCCCGCACCCAGGTGGTGCTGTTCACCGTCGAGGCGCTGCTGCTGGTCGCCTTCGCGGTCCGGGCCGCGCTCGTCGAGCCGTTGCCCCGAGTGGTCGAGGGCGCGGCCGGCGGGCCGTCCCTGACCACCGAGGCGGTGGTCGCCGCGTTCCTGGTCGCGGTCTTCCTCTACTGGGGCTGGGACTCCTCGTTCGCGGTCAACGAGGAGTCCGACGACCCCACCGGCACCCCGGTCCGCGCGGCGCTCGCCGCGATGGCGGTGCTCGTCGTCCTGTACGCCGGGTTCGCCTGGGCGATCACCTCGTACGCCGGGGTCGACCGGCTGGTCGCGGTCGGTGAGGACGACGTGCTGGCCGTCTTCGCCACCAGCCTGATGGGCTCCGGGGGCGGCACGGTGCTCGCGGGGGCGGTGCTGGTCTCGGCGCTGGCCAGCGCCCAGACCACGATCCTCCCGTCGGCGCGGGCGATGTTCTCGATGGCCCGGCGCGGCGACCTGCCGGCGGTGCTCGCCCGGGTCAGCGCCACCGGCTCCCCCGCGACCGCGACCTGGGTCTTCACCGCCCTCGCGGCGGGCGTGTACGCCGTCCTGGTCGGCACCAGCGACGCCGTGCTGGCCGACTCGGTCGCCGCCACCGCCGTGCTCGTCTCCGGCTACTACGCGCTGACCTGCGCGGCCGTCCCCGGCTACTTCGGCCGCGCCGGGATCGCCGTCCGGCCGGTGCGACGGGTGGTGTTGCCCGTGGTCGCGGCGGGTACCTTCGGAGCAGCCCTCGTCCTGAGCGTGCGCGACAGCTCCGCCACCTCGCTGGCCGCCGTCGCCGTCGTCCTGGGCGCCGGCCTGGCCTCCCTGGCCGTCGTACGCCGCACCACCCGCGCCACCCGCGCCACCCGAAAGCAGGACCGATGA
- a CDS encoding PspC domain-containing protein has protein sequence MDEIRTAFARWGLIRSSDQGILGGVCAGVGRRLGLTPWVARLLFVLLLMVLPGSQFLIYPVLWVVMPTEETAARLYPSARPTVGL, from the coding sequence ATGGACGAGATCCGCACCGCCTTTGCCCGCTGGGGCCTGATCCGGTCGAGCGACCAGGGGATCCTGGGCGGGGTCTGTGCCGGCGTCGGCCGTCGACTCGGGCTCACTCCCTGGGTCGCCCGGCTGCTCTTCGTGCTGCTGCTGATGGTCCTGCCCGGCAGCCAGTTCCTCATCTACCCGGTGCTGTGGGTCGTGATGCCGACCGAGGAGACCGCCGCGCGGCTCTACCCGTCCGCCAGGCCTACAGTCGGCCTGTGA
- a CDS encoding SulP family inorganic anion transporter — protein MSTTLSPTAEVTVRSALASPRLLRTEALGGLVVALALIPEAISFSIIAGVDPRVGLFASVTMAISIAFLGGRPAMISAATGAVALVIAPVMRDHGLDYLIATVLLGGLLQIGFAVAGVARLMRFIPRQVMVGFVNALAILILVAQLPHLVDVPWPVYPMVAVGIAVIVGLPRLTTAVPAPLVAIALLTAFTVLAGVRVPDVGDEGELPDSLPSLFVPDVPLTLETLEIIAPYALAMALVGLLESLLTAKLVDDVTDTGSNKTREAWGQGGANLITGLFGGMGGCAMIGQTMINVKASGARTRISTFLAGFFLLVLVVGLGDVVAMIPMAALVAVMIMVAVGSFDWHSVRPATLRRMPLSETLVMVSTVVVTVWSHNLAIGVGVGVLVAMTLFARRVAHLTETHRTVVEDEHGPVAVYRVTGELFFASSNDLYTQFDYAEDPERVVVDLSAAHVWDASTVAALDAITTKYERRGKQVQITGLAGASAARHGRLTGRL, from the coding sequence GTGAGCACCACCTTGTCCCCCACGGCCGAGGTCACCGTCCGGTCCGCCTTGGCCTCCCCGCGGCTGCTGCGTACCGAGGCGCTCGGCGGGCTGGTGGTGGCGCTGGCGCTGATCCCCGAGGCGATCTCGTTCTCGATCATCGCCGGCGTCGACCCGCGGGTGGGGCTCTTCGCCTCGGTCACGATGGCGATCTCGATCGCCTTCCTCGGCGGACGGCCGGCGATGATCTCGGCGGCCACCGGGGCGGTCGCCCTGGTGATCGCGCCGGTGATGCGCGACCACGGCCTGGACTACCTGATCGCCACCGTCCTGCTCGGCGGCCTGCTCCAGATCGGGTTCGCGGTGGCCGGGGTGGCGAGGCTGATGCGGTTCATCCCCCGCCAGGTGATGGTGGGCTTCGTCAACGCCCTGGCGATCCTCATCCTCGTCGCGCAGCTGCCGCACCTGGTCGACGTGCCGTGGCCGGTCTACCCGATGGTCGCGGTCGGCATCGCCGTGATCGTGGGTCTCCCCCGGCTCACCACGGCGGTCCCGGCGCCGCTGGTCGCCATCGCGCTCCTCACCGCGTTCACCGTGCTGGCGGGGGTCCGCGTCCCGGACGTGGGCGACGAGGGCGAGCTGCCCGACAGCCTGCCGTCGCTCTTCGTCCCCGACGTCCCGCTCACGCTGGAGACCCTGGAGATCATCGCGCCGTACGCCCTGGCGATGGCGCTGGTGGGCCTGCTGGAGTCGCTGCTCACCGCCAAGCTCGTCGACGACGTGACCGACACCGGGTCGAACAAGACCCGGGAGGCCTGGGGCCAGGGCGGCGCCAACCTGATCACCGGCCTCTTCGGCGGGATGGGGGGCTGCGCGATGATCGGCCAGACGATGATCAACGTGAAGGCGTCCGGCGCCCGGACCCGGATCTCGACCTTCCTCGCCGGCTTCTTCCTGCTCGTCCTGGTCGTCGGCCTCGGCGACGTCGTGGCGATGATCCCGATGGCGGCCCTGGTCGCGGTGATGATCATGGTCGCGGTGGGATCGTTCGACTGGCACAGCGTCCGCCCCGCCACCCTGCGCCGGATGCCGCTCTCGGAGACCCTGGTGATGGTCTCCACGGTCGTGGTCACGGTGTGGAGCCACAACCTCGCGATCGGCGTCGGGGTCGGGGTGCTGGTGGCGATGACCCTCTTCGCCCGGCGAGTGGCGCACCTGACCGAGACCCACCGCACCGTGGTCGAGGACGAGCACGGGCCGGTCGCGGTCTACCGGGTCACCGGCGAGCTCTTCTTCGCCTCCAGCAACGACCTCTACACCCAGTTCGACTACGCCGAGGACCCCGAGCGGGTGGTCGTCGACCTCTCCGCCGCGCACGTCTGGGACGCCTCCACCGTGGCCGCGCTGGACGCCATCACCACGAAGTACGAGCGGCGGGGCAAGCAGGTGCAGATCACCGGGCTGGCCGGGGCCAGCGCCGCCCGGCACGGTCGGCTCACAGGCCGACTGTAG
- a CDS encoding LLM class flavin-dependent oxidoreductase → MIRFNAFAMNAVGHQSPGMWRHPDDQTSRYSELEFWTDLAKLLERGLFDGIFLADVLGVYDTYGGSADAPLRAGAQVPINDPLLLVPAMAAVTEHLGFGVTVNTSSEHPYVFARRMSTLDHLTRGRVGWNLVTGYLPSASRNLGAELREHDERYDHAEEYLAVTRKLWEQSWEDDAAVRDVARGVFTDPSKVHPIEHRGRWFDVPGIHLAEPSPQRTPVIYQAGASARGTVFAGRHAEVVYAGGGTVSQVAETVRRFRAALVEAGRQPEDALVYTKVTVVTAPSAAEARDKHRAMLEHADVEGALALVSGWIGTDLSRYDLDDPVEVLEGNAMQTYARSFTGTREDGRPWTVRDLAKHAAIGGLGGVLVGSAEEVADYCVDVTEATGVDGFNLSTGVTPGTFADVIDLVVPILQERGVYRTSYEPGTLRHKLLGRGDRSRVPVAPSQPVSV, encoded by the coding sequence ATGATCCGCTTCAACGCGTTCGCGATGAACGCCGTGGGCCACCAGTCGCCGGGCATGTGGCGGCACCCCGACGACCAGACGTCGCGCTACTCCGAGCTGGAGTTCTGGACCGACCTGGCGAAGCTGCTGGAGCGCGGGCTCTTCGACGGCATCTTCCTGGCCGACGTGCTGGGCGTCTACGACACCTACGGGGGCTCGGCCGACGCCCCGCTGAGGGCCGGGGCGCAGGTGCCGATCAACGACCCGCTGCTGCTGGTCCCGGCGATGGCGGCGGTCACCGAGCACCTCGGCTTCGGGGTCACCGTCAACACCTCGTCGGAGCACCCGTACGTGTTCGCCCGGCGGATGTCGACCCTGGACCACCTCACCCGCGGCCGCGTCGGCTGGAACCTGGTCACCGGCTACCTGCCCTCGGCCTCGCGCAACCTGGGCGCCGAGCTCCGCGAGCACGACGAGCGCTACGACCACGCCGAGGAGTACCTCGCGGTCACCCGCAAGCTGTGGGAGCAGTCCTGGGAGGACGACGCCGCGGTGCGCGACGTGGCCCGCGGCGTCTTCACCGACCCGAGCAAGGTGCACCCGATCGAGCACCGGGGGCGCTGGTTCGACGTCCCCGGCATCCACCTGGCCGAGCCGTCGCCGCAGCGCACGCCGGTGATCTACCAGGCGGGGGCGTCTGCGCGCGGCACCGTCTTCGCCGGCCGGCACGCCGAGGTGGTCTACGCCGGCGGCGGGACGGTCAGCCAGGTCGCCGAGACCGTACGCCGCTTCCGCGCCGCCCTGGTCGAGGCCGGCCGGCAGCCGGAGGACGCGCTGGTCTACACGAAGGTCACGGTCGTGACCGCGCCGTCGGCCGCCGAGGCCCGCGACAAGCACCGGGCGATGCTCGAGCACGCGGACGTCGAGGGTGCGCTGGCGCTGGTCTCGGGGTGGATCGGGACGGACCTGTCCCGCTACGATCTCGACGACCCGGTCGAGGTGCTCGAGGGCAACGCCATGCAGACCTACGCCCGGTCCTTCACCGGAACCCGCGAGGACGGGCGGCCCTGGACCGTGCGCGACCTGGCCAAGCACGCGGCGATCGGCGGCCTGGGTGGGGTGCTGGTCGGCTCCGCGGAGGAGGTGGCCGACTACTGCGTGGACGTGACCGAGGCGACCGGGGTCGACGGGTTCAACCTCTCCACCGGGGTGACGCCGGGGACGTTCGCCGACGTGATCGACCTGGTGGTGCCGATCCTCCAGGAGCGCGGGGTCTACCGGACGTCGTACGAGCCGGGAACTCTGCGGCACAAGCTGCTGGGCCGGGGCGACCGGAGTCGGGTGCCGGTCGCCCCGTCCCAGCCCGTGTCGGTGTAG
- a CDS encoding NtaA/DmoA family FMN-dependent monooxygenase (This protein belongs to a clade of FMN-dependent monooxygenases, within a broader family of flavin-dependent oxidoreductases, the luciferase-like monooxygenase (LMM) family, some of whose members use coenzyme F420 rather than FMN.): MDSAPLHLLANMQPSGVHQAAWRTPGANRRSFVDLDYYLELARLAERGGLDALFFADFAALQPESGRQPRWTMDPTLLLSAIAATTEHIGLVASISTTLAEPYHVARVVATLDHLSRGRAGWNVVTSFDPRSAHNFGLDQLPEKEARYRRAGEFVEVVDALWSSWEEGALALDAEAGTYLDLDRVKAVDHVGEFFRVAGPLQVPTPPQGRPVVFQAGASGPGRDLAARTADGVFAAQLAPESARRYRDDLRARASELGRAPEEIRFFPGVVVVAGETRAEALAKRAALDDLVGSADARLINLAHFLDLDPRSLRLDASLPPEAWESSSHGAEGFRHSVLSFFEDAGRTVGDFLREGSLGHRTLLGDPRSIADDFEEWHVTGAADGFVLMFDAQPAGLRDFVDLVVPELRRRGLVRTGYAEETLAQRLRLPRAGASAARETVGAGVAR; encoded by the coding sequence ATGGACAGCGCACCGTTGCACCTGCTCGCCAACATGCAGCCCTCGGGCGTGCACCAGGCCGCCTGGCGGACCCCCGGCGCCAACCGGCGCTCCTTCGTCGACCTCGACTACTACCTGGAGCTGGCCCGGCTCGCCGAGCGCGGCGGCCTGGACGCGCTCTTCTTCGCCGACTTCGCGGCCCTGCAGCCGGAGTCCGGACGCCAGCCGCGCTGGACCATGGACCCCACCCTGCTGCTCTCCGCGATCGCCGCGACGACCGAGCACATCGGCCTGGTGGCCAGCATCAGCACCACGCTCGCCGAGCCGTACCACGTGGCCCGGGTCGTGGCCACGCTCGACCACCTCAGCCGCGGCCGCGCCGGGTGGAACGTGGTGACCAGCTTCGACCCGCGCTCGGCGCACAACTTCGGCCTGGACCAGCTGCCGGAGAAGGAGGCCCGCTACCGCCGCGCGGGGGAGTTCGTCGAGGTGGTGGACGCGCTCTGGTCCAGCTGGGAGGAGGGCGCGCTGGCCCTGGACGCCGAGGCCGGGACCTACCTGGACCTCGACCGGGTCAAGGCCGTCGACCACGTCGGGGAGTTCTTCCGCGTCGCCGGCCCGCTCCAGGTGCCGACCCCGCCGCAGGGACGCCCGGTCGTCTTCCAGGCCGGCGCCTCCGGCCCCGGCCGCGACCTGGCCGCGCGCACCGCGGACGGCGTCTTCGCCGCCCAGCTGGCCCCGGAGTCGGCGCGCCGCTACCGCGACGACCTGCGGGCCCGCGCCAGCGAGCTGGGCCGCGCGCCCGAGGAGATCCGCTTCTTCCCGGGCGTGGTGGTGGTCGCGGGCGAGACCCGCGCCGAGGCGCTGGCCAAGCGCGCCGCCCTGGACGACCTGGTCGGGTCGGCCGACGCACGGCTGATCAACCTGGCGCACTTCCTCGACCTCGACCCGCGCAGCCTGCGCCTGGACGCCTCGCTGCCGCCCGAGGCCTGGGAGTCCAGCAGCCACGGGGCCGAGGGCTTCCGGCACTCGGTGCTCTCCTTCTTCGAGGACGCCGGGCGCACCGTCGGCGACTTCCTCCGCGAGGGGTCGCTGGGCCACCGCACCCTGCTGGGCGACCCGCGCAGCATCGCCGACGACTTCGAGGAGTGGCACGTCACCGGGGCGGCCGACGGCTTCGTGCTGATGTTCGACGCCCAGCCCGCCGGGCTGCGCGACTTCGTCGACCTGGTGGTGCCCGAGCTGCGCCGCCGCGGGCTGGTCCGCACCGGGTACGCCGAGGAGACGTTGGCGCAGCGCCTGCGGCTGCCCCGGGCCGGCGCCTCCGCCGCCCGGGAGACGGTCGGAGCGGGGGTCGCCCGATGA
- a CDS encoding acyl-CoA dehydrogenase family protein → MSTDFPHATRLGVGENFADLAAGELQREREGFPPTAQVRALAATGYAALRLPPRLGGRGISIRELVELTVELGSADSHAAHALRNAFLFAESAMLDEELHARWLPGLAAGQLVGLGFGEAEMPRAGAAEFLTSVRPEGSGFVLDGVKLYSTGNAYCDLVLVQAREPDGEVAHVVVPVDREGVEILDDWDGIGQRFTASGTTRFHQVRVEAEEVLTSAQLAARPSRRSTERASPLAQVYLTAVVAGIVAGAAREAVGLVVGRGRNYYHGTAEKPRDDAMVQAVVGKLSADAFATRATVLAAAESLDAALEVGTTAALEAASFDAARAKVVVDEIATRATAALLDAGSASAIRSGLALDRFWRNARTLVAHNPTSYKQRVIGDHLLNSTPPPNGSFF, encoded by the coding sequence ATGTCGACTGACTTCCCGCACGCCACCCGCCTCGGCGTCGGCGAGAACTTCGCCGACCTCGCCGCCGGCGAGCTCCAGCGCGAGCGGGAGGGGTTCCCGCCCACCGCGCAGGTCCGCGCGCTCGCCGCGACCGGGTACGCCGCGCTCCGGCTGCCCCCGCGGCTCGGCGGCCGAGGGATCTCGATCCGCGAGCTCGTCGAGCTCACCGTCGAGCTCGGCTCCGCGGACTCCCACGCCGCGCACGCGCTGCGCAACGCCTTCCTCTTCGCCGAGTCCGCCATGCTCGACGAGGAGCTGCACGCCCGCTGGCTGCCGGGGCTGGCCGCCGGGCAGCTGGTCGGCCTCGGCTTCGGGGAGGCTGAGATGCCCCGCGCCGGGGCCGCGGAGTTCCTCACCTCGGTGCGTCCCGAGGGATCCGGGTTCGTCCTCGACGGGGTGAAGCTCTACTCCACCGGGAACGCCTACTGCGACCTGGTGCTGGTCCAGGCACGCGAGCCGGACGGCGAGGTCGCCCACGTGGTGGTCCCGGTTGACCGCGAGGGCGTGGAGATCCTGGACGACTGGGACGGCATCGGCCAGCGCTTCACCGCCTCCGGCACCACCCGCTTCCACCAGGTGCGGGTGGAGGCCGAGGAGGTGCTGACCAGCGCCCAGCTGGCGGCCCGGCCCTCGCGCCGCAGCACCGAGCGGGCCAGCCCGCTGGCCCAGGTCTACCTCACCGCGGTGGTCGCCGGGATCGTGGCCGGCGCCGCCCGCGAGGCGGTCGGCCTGGTGGTCGGACGAGGGCGCAACTACTACCACGGGACCGCCGAGAAGCCCCGCGACGACGCCATGGTCCAGGCAGTCGTCGGCAAGCTCAGCGCCGACGCCTTCGCCACCCGCGCCACCGTGCTGGCCGCCGCGGAGTCCCTGGACGCCGCCCTCGAGGTCGGGACCACCGCGGCCCTGGAGGCGGCCTCCTTCGACGCGGCCCGGGCCAAGGTGGTGGTCGACGAGATCGCCACCCGGGCCACCGCCGCCCTGCTCGACGCCGGCAGCGCCTCCGCGATCCGCAGCGGCCTGGCGCTCGACCGGTTCTGGCGCAACGCCCGGACGCTCGTGGCGCACAACCCGACGTCGTACAAGCAGCGGGTCATCGGCGACCACCTGCTCAACTCCACCCCACCTCCGAACGGATCGTTCTTCTGA
- a CDS encoding acyl-CoA dehydrogenase family protein, translating to MTAPWGVEQSSELDEQSSEFLARLDEVLEEVRTGADRRDRQREYAHKEVDLLKEIGFWRVNVPVAHGGLGLDVEVLVQAIMRLAGADGSLGQIPQNHFLTLERIRLSATPEQREHWLGRLGRGAAFSNGTAEPGELPPGQSATTLVRDGDGWLVRGRKVYCTGSLLADVIAVQLRREDGSQCTVMVELDAAGVVVHDDWQSLGQRTTASGSVEFHDVRVEDLAVVEHTADPVAVYRISSLGQLLHAAIDAGIALRAVAEAQDLAGRVHGARGAGPGVAYADDVLGVALLGELHVAALTAQRLVEAAARRLAGLSAGSPVAEVADVFYEVAAAKLVSTRASLQVTAGVFEVGGSSSTHPRHDYDRYWRDVRTHTLHDAARWKPHAIGRWLLAQDVADPWSIGYPMRSLEELRAAAGEASVAGRTGGTDVD from the coding sequence GTGACGGCGCCGTGGGGTGTGGAGCAGAGCTCCGAGCTCGACGAGCAGAGCTCCGAGTTCCTCGCGCGCCTCGACGAGGTGCTCGAGGAGGTCCGCACCGGGGCGGACCGGCGCGACCGGCAGCGCGAGTACGCACACAAGGAGGTCGACCTGCTCAAGGAGATCGGCTTCTGGCGGGTCAACGTGCCTGTCGCGCATGGCGGGCTCGGGCTCGACGTCGAAGTCCTGGTTCAGGCGATCATGCGCCTCGCCGGGGCCGACGGCAGCCTGGGGCAGATCCCGCAGAATCACTTCCTGACCCTGGAGCGGATCCGGCTCAGCGCGACCCCGGAGCAGCGCGAGCACTGGCTGGGGCGGCTGGGCCGCGGGGCGGCGTTCTCCAACGGCACCGCGGAGCCCGGCGAGCTTCCCCCGGGCCAGAGCGCCACCACGCTGGTGCGTGACGGGGACGGCTGGCTGGTGCGGGGCCGGAAGGTCTACTGCACCGGCTCGCTGCTGGCCGACGTGATCGCGGTGCAGCTGCGCCGCGAGGACGGCAGCCAGTGCACCGTGATGGTCGAGCTGGACGCCGCGGGCGTCGTGGTCCACGACGACTGGCAGAGCCTCGGGCAGCGGACCACCGCGTCGGGCTCCGTGGAGTTCCACGACGTCCGGGTCGAGGACCTCGCCGTGGTCGAGCACACCGCCGACCCCGTCGCGGTCTACCGGATCTCGTCCCTGGGCCAGCTCCTGCACGCGGCGATCGACGCGGGCATCGCCCTGCGTGCCGTCGCCGAGGCCCAGGACCTGGCCGGGCGGGTGCACGGCGCCCGCGGCGCGGGTCCCGGAGTGGCGTACGCCGACGACGTGCTCGGCGTCGCGCTGCTCGGTGAGCTGCACGTGGCCGCGCTGACCGCCCAGCGGCTCGTCGAGGCGGCCGCCCGGCGGCTCGCCGGGCTCTCCGCCGGCTCCCCGGTCGCCGAGGTGGCCGACGTCTTCTACGAGGTGGCGGCCGCCAAGCTGGTCTCCACCCGGGCGTCGCTCCAGGTGACCGCGGGGGTCTTCGAGGTCGGGGGCTCCAGCTCCACCCACCCCCGGCACGACTACGACCGCTACTGGCGCGACGTGCGCACCCACACCCTGCACGACGCGGCGCGCTGGAAGCCGCACGCCATCGGGCGCTGGCTCCTGGCCCAGGACGTGGCCGACCCGTGGAGCATCGGCTACCCGATGCGCAGCCTGGAGGAGCTCCGCGCCGCGGCCGGGGAGGCCAGCGTCGCCGGACGTACAGGTGGCACCGATGTCGACTGA